TTTTTCCACTGTATATTCCATGGTAAGTAAAACAAGGTTTTTTCCTGCGGCAGCCAGTTCTTTTATATAATCTAAATAGACGGAAAGTGTTTGGTGGGAATATGTGCAGAGCTCGCCCCAAAGGTAAGTTTCAAAGGAAGCATTTCCTGCGGCAGCCTGCTCTTTTTTTACAGCCCTGTTTCCTGACGAGACCTTAGGGTAGGCAGCTTTATATTCCTCCATCCAGGTTAGCTGGATTTGAAGAATTTGGTTAATTATAGATTGATTTTCCTCGGGAACAGCTGGCAGGAGATGACATATATTTTTAAATTGCTGTGGGGCGGTATCCTTCATCATCCAGGCATATTTTTCCATAACAGGATTTCTGCCTTCTGCTTTAGCCTTCTTCAGATCATTTAGGTAACAATTAATAAGAGTCTCCGGCCAGGCATCAAACTGGCTTTTCCTCATAATATAAAAGGTGTGTGGAGTATTTTGGCAGTCTGCTCTGCCGCCCTCATTTTGCACCTGCTGAAAAAAGTCCCATTCCAGCTGCACCATATAATTTCTTTTTTCTTCTAAAGTCATTTTATATTTCTCCTATCCTATTAAAATGTGAATTTCCCTAAGGAGAGGGTCCTGAATTTTTTGGATAATCTCTGTGGGATACAGATTCATAACATTTTCTATTTTTACAATAAGGTCTTGTTTCTCAAGCTCTTCCAGACACAGACGGCATATTTCTTCAATTAATCTTACCTTTTTGTCAACCAGATTTAAATAAGGGTTCCAATTTGTAAAATGTGTTTGCTG
The window above is part of the Lachnoclostridium edouardi genome. Proteins encoded here:
- a CDS encoding DUF4125 family protein; the encoded protein is MTLEEKRNYMVQLEWDFFQQVQNEGGRADCQNTPHTFYIMRKSQFDAWPETLINCYLNDLKKAKAEGRNPVMEKYAWMMKDTAPQQFKNICHLLPAVPEENQSIINQILQIQLTWMEEYKAAYPKVSSGNRAVKKEQAAAGNASFETYLWGELCTYSHQTLSVYLDYIKELAAAGKNLVLLTMEYTVEKYGCRNLEEAEAWKRR